GCTGCGCCTGCGCAGCCCCAACGCTACCTGACCAACGACGAAGCCGCCGAGTACCTGCGCCTGTCGCCACGCACGCTGGAGAAACAGCGCGTGATCGGCGGCGGCCCGAAGTTCCGCAAGTTCGGCCGCCGCGTCATGTACGCGGTGTCCGACCTCGATGCCTGGGCCGACCAGCGCAGCTACGAGGCGACTTCCGACCCGGAATATGCCGAACGCCACGCGGGCGATTACCGTGATGGCCGCTGATCGCTGGCGCGTGGGTGGCCGTCGCCATGTCCAGCCCGCCAGGGCAAGCCTTGCAGCGCGAACAGCTCGACCTGTTCCGCGCGCTGCCGGGCGACATGGCACCCCGCGACAGCCAGGACTT
The Achromobacter sp. AONIH1 DNA segment above includes these coding regions:
- a CDS encoding AlpA family transcriptional regulator — protein: MRPAPLRPAAAAVAAPAQPQRYLTNDEAAEYLRLSPRTLEKQRVIGGGPKFRKFGRRVMYAVSDLDAWADQRSYEATSDPEYAERHAGDYRDGR